A genomic window from Chitinophagaceae bacterium includes:
- a CDS encoding MBL fold metallo-hydrolase: MHIKFCGAARVVTGSSHLIVLDDGFKILLDCGMFQGGENYVDSFNATFEFDPKEIDVLILSHAHIDHSGRIPKLVKEGFSGKIYCTSATKDLCGIMLRDSAHIQENDAKYVNKKRAKRNQPPISPLYNQEDAEAALKQFEMVNYETPFDVHNGVSAYFRDNGHIIGSGSVLLNINVNGTERKIGFTGDIGRPNRPILKDPVPMEDVDYLISESTYGGRYHESFPDDKEYFLKVIIDTCIRRKGKLIIPAFSIGRTQELVFMMDQLYKEGRLPRVPVYVDSPLSTNATEIYRKHTECFDDFISKYILTDDNPFGFNDLKYITDVEQSKALNLMPEPCIIISASGMAEAGRIVHHIKNNMEDPRNTILIVGYCAEQSLGWKIRKGISPIRLFGEEKILKAKVEIMDSFSAHGDHNELLQFMNNLNRERLKKLFLVHGDFEAQLALKKGLEKNGFQFISMPEMGEEKELSF; encoded by the coding sequence ATGCATATCAAATTCTGCGGCGCGGCCCGCGTGGTTACCGGAAGTTCCCACCTGATTGTATTGGACGATGGATTCAAGATATTGCTTGATTGCGGTATGTTCCAGGGTGGTGAAAATTATGTGGATTCCTTTAACGCAACGTTTGAATTTGATCCGAAAGAAATTGACGTGCTCATACTTTCACACGCACACATTGATCACAGTGGACGCATTCCAAAATTGGTAAAGGAAGGTTTTAGCGGAAAAATATACTGTACGTCTGCCACCAAAGATTTATGCGGCATCATGCTTCGCGATAGCGCGCACATTCAGGAGAACGATGCGAAATACGTCAATAAAAAACGCGCTAAAAGAAACCAGCCTCCTATCAGTCCTTTGTACAATCAGGAAGACGCCGAAGCTGCTCTCAAACAATTTGAAATGGTAAATTATGAAACTCCATTTGATGTCCATAATGGAGTGAGCGCTTACTTCCGCGACAACGGGCACATCATCGGAAGTGGCAGCGTATTGTTAAATATAAACGTGAACGGTACAGAAAGAAAAATTGGTTTCACCGGGGACATCGGCAGGCCGAACCGGCCCATACTGAAAGATCCTGTTCCGATGGAAGATGTAGATTACCTGATCAGTGAATCAACTTATGGCGGGCGTTATCACGAAAGTTTTCCGGATGACAAAGAATATTTTCTCAAAGTAATTATTGATACGTGCATCCGGAGAAAAGGTAAATTGATAATTCCCGCCTTCAGCATTGGCAGAACACAGGAGTTAGTATTCATGATGGATCAGTTATACAAAGAAGGCAGACTTCCACGTGTGCCTGTTTATGTCGACAGTCCGCTTTCCACTAATGCGACAGAGATTTACAGAAAACATACAGAGTGTTTTGATGATTTCATCAGTAAATATATTCTCACCGATGACAACCCTTTCGGTTTCAATGATCTCAAATACATCACTGATGTGGAACAATCGAAAGCATTGAATCTGATGCCTGAACCTTGTATTATCATTTCTGCTTCAGGCATGGCAGAAGCGGGACGCATTGTGCATCACATAAAAAACAATATGGAAGATCCGCGCAACACGATCTTAATTGTTGGCTATTGTGCGGAACAATCGCTTGGATGGAAAATCCGGAAAGGTATTTCTCCCATCCGTTTATTTGGCGAAGAAAAAATATTGAAAGCAAAAGTGGAAATTATGGATTCATTCAGTGCTCATGGAGATCACAATGAACTGCTTCAATTCATGAATAATCTCAATCGTGAAAGATTGAAAAAATTATTTCTCGTGCATGGCGATTTTGAAGCACAGCTCGCTTTAAAAAAGGGATTGGAGAAAAATGGATTTCAATTTATTTCTATGCCGGAGATGGGTGAAGAGAAAGAGTTGAGTTTTTAG
- a CDS encoding tetratricopeptide repeat protein, whose amino-acid sequence MSQTRQLAAILFADIEGFTGLMQRDESYANTLREKLKSVMEDQVLLHGGHIHHWSGDGALCSFNSAVEAVHAAIEVQKQMLREPKVPLRIGVHSGDVLIQENELYGDGVNIASRIESFAVAGGVFMSGKIYDEIRNQSDITTVSLGKFNLKNVSAPIEIFAVSSDGMVVPSRKHLEGKGSVINNRKSWILPALLVTMLAVTIIIWIRFFNNTSLPVTSIAVLPFVDMSANKDQEYFGDGLSEELLDRLAKIPGLKVIARTSSFSFKGKNVDLRTIGDQLGVTHIIEGSVRKSDNTIRITVQLNNTKDGSHLWSETYDRTLDDIFKVQDEIALAVVKQLKATLLNDHLYDSDKSSPQAYNIILQGRYFSEQGNDESREKAVTLFKKALAIDSGDARGWAALSQVYAKLAGSKYLDKSEGIIKARQAADKAIALQPDLADGYLARGRIKQIYDWDWMGADADYNKAFLLNPNDAAIIHRKASLARTLGRFDEAIPLYRKAIELDPVTASTYNSLAIALVNWNHFDEAKKQFRKVMELNPQYNGCFSILSAIYMVQGKYDSAYATLEQEPEPVWKLATLPMIHFSTGRKAESDSLLQLLISRYHEDWTFQIAENYAWRGDRDPAFYWLEQAYANRDGGLVEMKGNPLFRNIESDPRYAVFMKKMGLN is encoded by the coding sequence TTTTTGCAGATATAGAAGGCTTTACCGGTCTCATGCAACGGGATGAATCGTATGCGAATACGCTTCGTGAAAAGCTAAAAAGCGTGATGGAAGATCAGGTCCTGTTGCATGGTGGACACATTCATCATTGGAGTGGGGATGGTGCATTGTGTTCATTCAATAGTGCGGTGGAGGCAGTCCATGCTGCTATTGAAGTGCAAAAGCAAATGTTGAGAGAACCCAAAGTTCCGCTTCGTATCGGAGTGCATTCAGGAGATGTGCTTATACAGGAAAATGAACTATATGGTGATGGAGTGAATATCGCGTCCAGAATTGAATCATTTGCTGTTGCAGGCGGTGTATTTATGTCAGGTAAAATATATGACGAAATCAGGAATCAGAGTGACATTACAACGGTATCACTTGGGAAGTTCAACCTTAAAAATGTGAGTGCGCCCATTGAAATATTTGCGGTAAGCAGTGATGGTATGGTGGTGCCATCGCGGAAGCATCTCGAAGGAAAAGGGTCAGTAATCAACAACAGAAAATCATGGATATTGCCGGCTTTGTTAGTAACAATGCTTGCCGTAACAATTATCATCTGGATCCGGTTTTTCAACAATACATCACTTCCTGTTACTTCTATTGCTGTACTTCCATTTGTAGATATGAGTGCCAATAAGGACCAGGAATATTTCGGAGATGGATTAAGTGAAGAATTGCTGGACCGGCTTGCAAAAATTCCGGGGTTAAAAGTAATCGCACGTACGTCCTCCTTTTCTTTCAAAGGGAAAAATGTGGATTTGCGCACGATAGGTGACCAATTAGGTGTAACACATATTATTGAAGGTAGTGTAAGAAAATCAGACAACACCATCAGGATCACAGTGCAACTGAACAATACAAAAGACGGTTCGCACCTGTGGTCTGAAACCTACGATCGCACGCTCGATGATATTTTTAAAGTACAGGATGAGATTGCATTGGCTGTTGTCAAACAACTAAAGGCAACCTTATTGAATGATCATCTTTATGATTCAGATAAAAGCAGTCCGCAGGCATACAATATAATACTGCAAGGCAGGTATTTTTCTGAACAAGGTAATGATGAAAGCAGGGAAAAAGCCGTGACGCTTTTTAAGAAAGCACTGGCTATTGACTCGGGTGATGCGAGGGGTTGGGCAGCATTGTCACAGGTCTATGCGAAGTTAGCTGGCTCAAAATATCTCGATAAATCAGAAGGAATTATTAAAGCAAGACAAGCTGCAGACAAGGCCATTGCATTGCAACCTGATCTGGCTGACGGATACCTTGCACGTGGTCGTATCAAACAGATTTATGATTGGGACTGGATGGGAGCAGATGCCGATTACAACAAAGCATTTCTACTTAACCCGAATGATGCTGCTATTATTCACAGGAAAGCCAGTCTGGCCCGTACCCTTGGACGATTCGACGAAGCCATTCCACTGTATCGCAAAGCCATTGAACTGGACCCGGTTACTGCTTCCACTTACAATAGCCTGGCCATCGCACTGGTGAATTGGAATCATTTTGATGAAGCAAAAAAGCAATTCAGAAAAGTAATGGAATTGAATCCGCAATATAATGGGTGTTTTTCAATACTAAGTGCTATTTACATGGTGCAGGGAAAGTATGACAGCGCATATGCCACTTTGGAGCAAGAGCCTGAACCGGTTTGGAAGCTGGCTACACTTCCGATGATTCATTTCTCAACAGGTCGTAAGGCGGAATCAGATTCTTTATTACAACTACTCATTTCGAGGTACCATGAAGACTGGACCTTTCAGATTGCTGAGAACTATGCCTGGAGAGGAGACCGTGATCCTGCTTTTTATTGGTTAGAACAGGCTTACGCAAACCGCGATGGCGGATTGGTGGAAATGAAAGGCAATCCACTTTTCAGAAATATAGAAAGTGATCCCCGGTATGCAGTGTTTATGAAAAAGATGGGGTTAAATTGA